Proteins co-encoded in one [Limnothrix rosea] IAM M-220 genomic window:
- a CDS encoding DUF2945 domain-containing protein: MNTYQTNTKVQWDWGNGTAEGYIREVFREKVTRTMQGTEVTRNASDDNPAYTIEQEDGSKVLKSHSELEKAS, translated from the coding sequence ATGAACACTTATCAAACAAATACGAAAGTTCAGTGGGATTGGGGCAATGGCACAGCGGAAGGATATATTCGCGAAGTCTTTAGAGAAAAAGTTACTCGCACCATGCAGGGAACAGAAGTTACAAGGAACGCCAGCGATGACAACCCTGCCTACACAATCGAACAGGAAGATGGTTCTAAAGTTTTGAAATCCCACTCAGAACTGGAAAAAGCATCATAG